A window of Pseudomonas putida genomic DNA:
TGCCGGGCGTTGGCGCAGGCGCTTGACCGCCAGGCCAATGGCGTCGCCGATGGCGGTGTTCTTGCCGGCGATGCCGATCTGCGCCTCGTCGAGGAAGGTACGCACGGTACGCCGGTCGAAGGTGAGCGGGGCCTGCAGGTAGGCCTGGCTGCCGAACAGGATCAGGCCCACGCGGTCGCCCTCGCGGTCTTGCAGGAAGTCGCCGAGCAACGCTTTGACCAGGTCAAGGCGGCTGATCTCTTCGTTCTGCCACTGCATGTCGGGGAAGTCCATCGACCCGGACACATCCACCGCCACCAGCAGGTCGCGGCCGCTGGCGGCCACTGGCACCGGCTCGCCCAGCCATTGCGGGCGGGCGGCGGCGCACAACAGCAGCAGCCAGATGACGACAAAGGGCGCCTGCTGGCGCCAGGTCGGCAGGTTGAGCCTTGCGCGGCGGCCGGCCAGGCCCTCCAGCTCGTCGAGGAAGCCCACCTTGAGCACCGGTTCGCCGCTGTCGGCGGCCGGCAGTACCAGGCGCGCCAGCCACGGCAGCGGAAACAGGGCGAATACCCACGGCCAGGCCAGTTCAAACATGCTTGCGGATCCAGGTTTCGACGGCCTGGCTGAGCCCGGCGATGGCCTTGTCATCGAGCTTGCACTCGGGTTTGTAGGCGCCTTCGACCAGCACCATCCAGCGGGTCAGGCCGGCGGCCGGGCAGCGGTTGTCGAGAAACGCCAGCCACTGGCGACCGTTGAGGGTATGGCTGTTGGCGCCTGGGTAGTGGCTGCGGCACAGGCGCTTGAGCAGGGCGTTGATCTGTTGCAGCCAGGCTCCGGCCGGGGCACCGTCGTAGGGGCGCGGCAGGCGGGCCAGCTCGGCCAGCGCCTCTACGCGTACCGGGTCCAGGGGTTGTTCGGCACGCACGATGCGGCGTTTGCCCGGGCGCCAGCGGCGCACCCGCCACAGGCCCCAGGCCAGCAGCGGCAGCACGGCCAGCAGCAGCCACCAGCCGGGTGCCGGTGGCCACAGGCCGATCGGCGCGGGGGCAATCAGCGGCTGCAGTTGATCAAGCGGGTTCATTGGCCGCTGCTCTTCATGACGCGCTCCGTGGCCGCTGGGCGTTCAGGTATTCACGCAGTTGCTCGATCATTTCGCTTTGGGTGCTCAGGGGCATCAGCAGCACGCGCAGCTTTTGCGCCATCAGCTCCCAGCGCTCGATGCGCGCTTCGGCCTGCTGGCGGTAGGCCTGGCGCAGGTTGGCGTCCAGGGTGTCGAGCTCCAGCTGCGCGCTGCGCTGTGCGAAGCGCAGCAGGCCGGCGGCGGGCAGGGCGTGGTCGAGTGGGTCGGACACTGGCATCAGCAGCATAATCGCAATGGCGCGAGAGCATGGCCAGGTGCTGCTCGACCTGGGCGCTGAGCGAACGTTCATCGCAGATCACGATGGCCAGGCTGCCAGGGCGCAGCACTTCGCGGGCGCGGCGCAGGGCCAGGCCGAGGCTGTCGGCGCCGGGGTTGGCCTCGGTGTGCAGCGCCTGGTTGACCTTGGCCAGGCGGTTGAGCAGTTGCAGCAGGCTCTGCTTGCTGCGCCGGGGCTTGATTTCATGGTGTTCGTTGTCGCCGAACACCAACCCGCCGATGCGGTCGTTGTGGCCCAGTGCGGCCCAGCCGAACAGCGCCGCAGCCTGGGCCGCCAGTACCGACTTGAACATCAGCCCCGAGCCGAAGAACAGCCGCTGGCTCTGCTCGACGAGGATGAAGATGGGCCGTTCGCGCTCTTCGTGGAACAGCTTGGTGTGCGGCTCCTGGGTACGCGCAGTGACCCGCCAGTCGATGTTGCGCACATCGTCGCCGGCCTGGTACACGCGCACCTGGTCGAAATCCACGCCGCGGCCGCGCAGCTTGGAGTGGTGCAGGCCCACCAGCGGGCTGCGCTGGCCAGGCCGGGAAAACAGCTGGATTTCGCGCACTCGGTGGCGCATGTCGATCAGCTCGGCAAGGCCGATGCGGATGCCGGGTTCGGCCAGCGACGCAGTGGGCATGGGCTCAGGCAACGGCGACGACGTCGAGGATGCGCTGGACCACGCGGTCCTGGTCGATCCCCGCCGCCTCGGCCTCGAACGA
This region includes:
- a CDS encoding DUF4381 domain-containing protein, coding for MNPLDQLQPLIAPAPIGLWPPAPGWWLLLAVLPLLAWGLWRVRRWRPGKRRIVRAEQPLDPVRVEALAELARLPRPYDGAPAGAWLQQINALLKRLCRSHYPGANSHTLNGRQWLAFLDNRCPAAGLTRWMVLVEGAYKPECKLDDKAIAGLSQAVETWIRKHV
- a CDS encoding VWA domain-containing protein, producing MFELAWPWVFALFPLPWLARLVLPAADSGEPVLKVGFLDELEGLAGRRARLNLPTWRQQAPFVVIWLLLLCAAARPQWLGEPVPVAASGRDLLVAVDVSGSMDFPDMQWQNEEISRLDLVKALLGDFLQDREGDRVGLILFGSQAYLQAPLTFDRRTVRTFLDEAQIGIAGKNTAIGDAIGLAVKRLRQRPAQSRVLVLITDGANNGGQIHPLTAARLAAQEGVRIYTIGIGANPEASGTPGLLGLNPSLDLDEASLKEIAEITHGTYFRAHDGAELDAIGDTLDQLEPVAQQPTQARTAKALYAWPLALALLLSVLLVVAVQWPDNLLQRLLRKPRFLQPHPEWRQRLKRLRLRRRR